From a single Paenibacillus sp. FSL R5-0345 genomic region:
- a CDS encoding phytoene desaturase family protein, with protein MYELEPRTRNIFADGTIVDFSRDQAFMKAQIAKYSSSDALRYDDFMAEAAVLYHLSEKQFLNKLLLSWRDKMSLPLLRDLLRVRPFLSLQSLLLKYFSHPHTLAMLGRYATYVGSSPFRSPAIFAMLGYVESVEGVYGVRGGTYKLVEGLTALAEGLGVRIMNGIEVTNISVVNGVAKGVDTTHGFYPAKTVIAGGDVLSVNRMLVEENSRPSMSDRKIAAYEPSLSGYVTLAGVPRKYEALLHHTVFFPEQYETEFIDIFERKIPAKQPAVYVCHSGYSESGMAPEGGSNLFILANAPYMNEACDWRTETASYGKRVLSVLEGHGITGLDQGAVLQHYTPQNIAEDTLAHKGAIYGISSNSVEQTFFRPSNRSSDVKGLWYVGGTTHPGGGTPIVSLSGRLVGEHIANHA; from the coding sequence ATTTATGAGCTGGAGCCACGTACACGCAATATTTTTGCTGATGGAACTATAGTGGATTTCTCGCGCGACCAAGCGTTTATGAAGGCTCAGATTGCTAAATACAGTTCAAGTGATGCGCTTCGTTATGATGATTTTATGGCTGAAGCTGCTGTGCTCTACCATCTCAGTGAAAAGCAGTTCCTAAATAAATTGCTATTGTCTTGGCGAGATAAAATGTCACTTCCTCTCTTACGGGATTTGCTTCGGGTAAGGCCTTTTTTAAGTCTGCAATCATTGCTGCTGAAATACTTTAGCCATCCTCATACCTTAGCAATGTTAGGTCGTTATGCTACCTACGTCGGATCTTCCCCGTTTCGTTCACCAGCTATTTTCGCCATGCTTGGATATGTGGAAAGTGTAGAAGGAGTTTATGGTGTGCGGGGCGGAACTTACAAGCTGGTCGAAGGTCTTACTGCACTGGCAGAAGGCTTAGGCGTTCGCATCATGAATGGGATTGAGGTTACGAATATTTCCGTGGTAAATGGAGTAGCCAAAGGTGTGGATACAACACATGGCTTCTATCCGGCAAAGACGGTCATTGCCGGAGGCGATGTGCTCAGTGTTAACCGTATGCTTGTCGAGGAGAACAGCCGTCCTTCCATGAGTGATCGCAAAATTGCTGCTTATGAGCCCTCCTTATCGGGTTATGTAACACTTGCAGGCGTTCCCCGTAAATATGAAGCTTTATTACATCACACCGTATTTTTCCCTGAACAGTATGAGACAGAATTCATAGATATTTTTGAACGCAAAATCCCTGCCAAGCAGCCAGCTGTTTATGTGTGCCATTCTGGATATTCAGAGTCAGGTATGGCTCCTGAAGGAGGCAGTAATCTGTTTATTTTAGCTAATGCACCTTATATGAATGAGGCCTGTGATTGGCGGACAGAGACTGCTTCCTATGGTAAAAGAGTACTCTCGGTGCTTGAGGGCCATGGAATTACAGGTTTGGATCAGGGAGCTGTGCTCCAGCATTATACACCACAAAATATCGCAGAGGACACACTGGCGCATAAGGGTGCGATCTATGGGATTTCCTCGAACTCGGTAGAACAGACCTTCTTCAGACCAAGCAACCGTTCAAGCGATGTTAAGGGTCTCTGGTATGT
- a CDS encoding phytoene desaturase family protein, whose protein sequence is MKSKAVIIGAGFGGLSCAVTLASKGWDVTVLERQQNPGGKLQRIQIEGYTFDRGPSTITMPHVFRSLYELAGASMED, encoded by the coding sequence ATGAAATCAAAGGCAGTAATCATCGGTGCGGGATTCGGTGGACTGTCCTGTGCTGTAACCTTAGCCTCAAAAGGCTGGGATGTGACGGTGCTGGAACGCCAACAGAACCCTGGTGGTAAGCTGCAGCGGATTCAGATTGAAGGCTATACCTTTGACAGAGGCCCGAGCACGATAACAATGCCTCATGTATTCCGCTCACTTTATGAGCTTGCTGGTGCCTCCATGGAGGATTAG
- a CDS encoding glycosyltransferase, which yields MIVFLQIIIGCLLLQYLFALWNTAQLPKLGISKSKHITKGSKISSTEECNRCVSVLIPARDEADNIGDCLASVLACRITGWDLEIIVLDDRSSDETGRIARATGDERVKVMAGRELPIGWLGKSYACNQLMKAASGEWLLYLDADIRLKPEALENALAMADAQEEGLITGFAYQQTGTWLEKLVVPLMTFTIICHLPILLVRTSRDPRFVAAHGGFMLVHRNSYIRCGGHAAIRSDLVDDMALARAVKKAGDQVTLADITDYAEMRMYHNASEVWNGYRKNIYAGLGRRSVILLGMLSLYTLLYVFPLAAFIFFSVTGQAAEASWALSASLLGIAIKRISDASARQSVWLCLLISVSILCLAVIAISSWWGSRSGQGYEWKGRRYL from the coding sequence ATGATTGTCTTTCTGCAGATCATTATTGGATGCCTCCTTCTTCAATATTTGTTTGCACTGTGGAATACAGCCCAGCTACCGAAGCTTGGAATATCGAAGTCGAAACATATCACTAAGGGGAGTAAGATTTCTTCTACGGAAGAATGTAATCGATGTGTGTCTGTACTGATACCGGCCCGTGACGAGGCTGACAATATAGGAGATTGCCTTGCTTCCGTGTTGGCCTGCAGAATTACGGGTTGGGACTTGGAAATTATTGTTCTGGATGATCGATCAAGTGACGAAACAGGCAGGATTGCCAGAGCTACAGGAGATGAGCGTGTTAAGGTTATGGCCGGAAGAGAGTTGCCAATTGGCTGGTTAGGCAAGTCTTATGCCTGCAATCAGTTAATGAAGGCAGCCTCTGGTGAGTGGCTGCTGTATCTTGATGCAGATATTCGGCTGAAGCCTGAAGCTTTGGAGAACGCTCTTGCCATGGCTGATGCTCAAGAAGAGGGTCTCATCACGGGATTTGCTTATCAGCAAACAGGTACTTGGCTAGAAAAGCTTGTGGTACCTTTAATGACCTTCACGATCATTTGTCATTTGCCAATACTCCTTGTCCGCACATCCCGCGATCCACGATTCGTAGCAGCGCATGGAGGATTCATGCTAGTTCACAGGAATAGTTATATACGCTGTGGTGGACATGCGGCGATTCGATCTGATCTCGTAGATGATATGGCCTTAGCCCGTGCAGTCAAGAAGGCTGGAGATCAGGTTACACTCGCCGATATTACGGACTATGCAGAAATGAGAATGTATCATAATGCCAGCGAGGTATGGAATGGCTACCGTAAAAATATTTATGCTGGATTGGGTCGCCGCTCTGTTATTCTACTGGGAATGTTAAGTTTGTATACGTTGTTATATGTATTTCCTTTAGCGGCGTTTATTTTCTTCAGTGTGACAGGTCAGGCTGCTGAGGCATCATGGGCGTTGTCGGCTAGTCTGTTAGGCATTGCTATTAAGCGGATTAGTGATGCGTCTGCCAGACAATCAGTATGGTTATGCTTGCTGATTTCTGTAAGTATCCTCTGCTTGGCAGTCATTGCAATTAGTTCTTGGTGGGGCAGTCGTTCGGGTCAAGGCTATGAATGGAAAGGAAGACGTTACTTATGA
- a CDS encoding lysophospholipid acyltransferase family protein, which translates to MLEAVKHKGFDKLFYHYNRLYLIQRHFRYVGVAGQLQPKSAGDRPILYIMNHSSWWDGLLAYHAARTMTSGEHFFMMEEEQLRKYAFFRKLGAYSINRHNTSDISASLRYTARLLHKRGNIWIYPEGEIRPLEHRPLKLQAGVGLVLRLCPEALVVPVTLYHGLFRHSKPEATLLAGNAISHPWPAMDRNCITKELQDVLREQLDHHRLMMVNNGGYIQGAFTPLMKQGRSINEWFDVVRLRGRG; encoded by the coding sequence ATGTTGGAAGCCGTCAAACACAAAGGGTTTGATAAGCTGTTCTATCATTACAATCGGCTTTATTTGATTCAGAGACATTTCCGTTATGTTGGGGTCGCTGGACAATTGCAGCCAAAATCTGCGGGAGACAGACCTATTCTATATATTATGAATCATAGTTCTTGGTGGGATGGATTACTGGCTTACCACGCAGCGAGAACCATGACTAGTGGAGAGCACTTTTTCATGATGGAGGAAGAGCAGCTGCGGAAATACGCTTTCTTTCGCAAGCTCGGTGCCTATTCCATTAATCGGCATAACACCAGTGATATCAGTGCTTCGCTCCGTTATACGGCTAGGTTACTACATAAACGAGGGAATATATGGATATATCCAGAAGGGGAAATTCGGCCGCTGGAGCACCGTCCATTAAAGTTGCAGGCAGGGGTAGGGCTAGTACTTCGATTATGTCCAGAAGCACTTGTTGTACCTGTCACGCTTTATCATGGCTTGTTCCGGCATTCCAAACCGGAGGCGACGTTGTTGGCGGGCAATGCTATATCTCATCCGTGGCCTGCTATGGATCGCAACTGTATCACAAAGGAGCTGCAGGACGTGCTTAGAGAGCAATTGGATCATCACCGTTTGATGATGGTTAATAACGGGGGTTATATTCAGGGGGCCTTTACTCCACTCATGAAGCAAGGTAGATCTATTAATGAATGGTTTGATGTTGTGCGACTGCGGGGTAGAGGATGA
- a CDS encoding carotenoid biosynthesis protein, which produces MIRIVFWVWYFIGALLLIWLGIPESLQFSNGLFLIFYAAYSADLIYKGLKQPIMSDQSVIRKCKPTIWVSAILIWTLGMSVEWIGVHSGKLFGTYDYSDILGPLLYGVPITLGFAWIAVIYNATLISYDFGLRGLQLRLAKALQIGFWTVLLDLVLDPVAHARGFWHWGSSGGFYGVPWSNFVGWFIVGMILSLTLNNVKSTSLSARNGTRLYQAILVLFGTIGLREGLLLCGVIAVLGALLAEGSLRYVGSRQTQRV; this is translated from the coding sequence ATGATCCGAATAGTATTCTGGGTATGGTATTTTATTGGAGCGCTGTTGTTAATATGGCTTGGCATTCCTGAAAGTTTACAATTTTCGAATGGTCTATTTCTTATTTTTTATGCTGCTTATTCTGCAGATTTAATTTACAAGGGGTTGAAGCAGCCAATAATGTCTGACCAGTCAGTCATAAGAAAGTGCAAGCCTACTATATGGGTCTCGGCTATTCTTATCTGGACCTTAGGTATGTCCGTTGAGTGGATTGGCGTTCATTCTGGAAAGCTGTTTGGTACTTATGATTACTCTGATATTTTAGGTCCGCTGCTATATGGGGTACCTATTACCTTAGGCTTTGCTTGGATTGCCGTGATATACAATGCTACTTTAATTAGTTACGATTTCGGACTTAGGGGATTACAATTACGGCTGGCAAAAGCACTTCAGATTGGGTTTTGGACTGTACTGCTGGACCTCGTATTGGACCCCGTTGCTCATGCTAGAGGCTTCTGGCATTGGGGTAGCAGTGGAGGATTCTATGGTGTGCCTTGGAGCAATTTCGTCGGATGGTTCATCGTAGGGATGATCTTATCCCTAACGCTAAATAATGTTAAGAGTACTAGTTTGTCTGCTCGTAACGGGACCCGTTTATATCAAGCCATATTAGTTTTATTTGGAACCATTGGTCTGCGTGAAGGCTTGCTGCTCTGTGGAGTTATTGCTGTGCTAGGGGCGTTACTTGCTGAAGGGAGCTTGCGTTATGTTGGAAGCCGTCAAACACAAAGGGTTTGA
- a CDS encoding phytoene/squalene synthase family protein, with the protein MNEQVLQKCEEMIRKGSSSFYRAFDGLPSPRREAVHVIYAFCRLIDDSVDEPEKSPYTIHELRNHFRNLEQAEGHFIWPALRWLLHHFPHLDKQPFLLQMEGQVSDLSFTHYETLEELLSYCYLVAGTVGEMLLPVLREDRGDEAQEAGIALGIGMQIVNIIRDVGEDLERGRRYIPLEIMRKNGYSQQELEDGVVNECFVAVLQDLRREALLWFEKGLNNVDTYPPESGMAVELAAAFYAGILDDVAAGNYDVFRRRAYVSDEAKLRMFHRTAMRYAPSLGGKGRTAVY; encoded by the coding sequence ATGAATGAACAAGTATTACAGAAATGTGAGGAAATGATCAGAAAGGGTTCTTCTTCGTTTTACAGGGCATTTGATGGCTTGCCTAGTCCGCGACGAGAGGCGGTGCATGTAATCTATGCCTTTTGCCGCCTAATAGACGACAGTGTAGATGAGCCGGAGAAATCACCTTATACGATTCATGAGCTCCGAAATCATTTCCGAAACTTAGAGCAAGCAGAGGGGCATTTCATCTGGCCTGCACTACGTTGGTTGCTGCATCATTTTCCTCATTTGGATAAACAGCCGTTTCTGCTACAAATGGAAGGTCAGGTAAGCGATCTTTCCTTCACTCATTATGAGACGCTGGAAGAGCTTCTATCTTATTGTTATCTCGTAGCAGGTACCGTAGGAGAGATGCTGCTCCCTGTATTGAGAGAGGACAGAGGCGATGAAGCGCAGGAAGCAGGGATCGCTCTTGGTATTGGTATGCAGATCGTAAATATTATCCGTGATGTGGGTGAAGATCTAGAGCGTGGAAGAAGGTATATACCTTTGGAAATCATGAGAAAGAACGGGTACAGCCAGCAAGAGCTGGAAGACGGAGTGGTTAATGAGTGTTTTGTAGCTGTATTGCAGGATCTTAGAAGAGAGGCACTGCTGTGGTTTGAGAAGGGGCTTAATAATGTGGATACTTATCCCCCAGAGAGTGGGATGGCAGTAGAATTGGCCGCCGCCTTTTATGCAGGTATTCTCGATGATGTAGCCGCAGGCAATTACGATGTATTTCGCAGGCGTGCCTATGTGAGTGATGAGGCTAAGCTTCGTATGTTCCATCGTACCGCTATGCGTTATGCCCCAAGTTTGGGAGGCAAGGGCAGAACGGCGGTGTACTAA
- a CDS encoding phytoene desaturase family protein: MSRVAIVGSGIGGLTAALLLSKRGQEVTMYERAPRVGGRVAFEENGRYRIDQGPTIVLLPEMLLSILEEGGLPPESLELLRCDPLYRVHFKSGRTLTKVNGIEAQAAEIERCFPGEGQGFIRFMKEMSGLYPLGKASFLERGFKTRRDFFSVKNLRLMVRLRAYKNLRAAVGQYFRSDELKDAFSLQSLYIGGAPFRTPGLYTMLPYAEHAFGVWMLKGGYGELPRIIARELERRGVCMHTGTEVESLLVDGGRCHGVVVRGQEIAYDAVLYNGDFPHLSNLLPEVKGREYRKDFMPSSGCLLIYVGVSKQWEESLTHQFFLPDSLNKSLRDLFDRKSIPDKPSYYVFNPVMLDDTAAPEGESVLYFLVPVPAGEEIDWNTAAEPLASQVLADAEERGFPGLAAHTVWRKIRTPADAAKEGLFGGGSFGIAPVLSQSGVFRPQSKPYNIEGLYAAGASVHPGGGVPIVMQGAKLAVHELMKEMNIHE; encoded by the coding sequence ATGAGTCGGGTTGCTATTGTGGGCAGCGGCATAGGCGGTCTTACAGCAGCACTTCTGCTAAGCAAGCGTGGGCAGGAGGTTACGATGTATGAACGTGCACCTCGGGTTGGTGGACGTGTGGCTTTTGAAGAGAATGGCCGTTACCGGATCGATCAAGGACCAACAATTGTACTACTACCGGAGATGCTGCTGAGCATTCTGGAAGAGGGCGGCCTACCACCGGAGAGTCTGGAGTTGCTACGGTGCGATCCTCTCTACCGTGTTCATTTTAAGAGTGGACGTACCTTGACCAAAGTGAATGGAATAGAGGCGCAGGCAGCTGAGATCGAGAGGTGTTTTCCCGGTGAAGGGCAAGGATTCATTAGATTTATGAAAGAGATGTCGGGTCTGTATCCCTTAGGGAAAGCTTCTTTTCTGGAACGGGGCTTCAAGACTCGCAGGGATTTCTTCAGCGTAAAGAATTTGAGGCTAATGGTTCGTTTACGCGCCTATAAGAATCTTAGGGCCGCAGTTGGGCAGTATTTTCGCAGTGATGAGTTGAAGGATGCCTTCTCACTACAGAGTCTATACATTGGTGGAGCGCCTTTCCGCACTCCGGGTCTTTATACAATGCTTCCTTATGCAGAGCATGCCTTTGGAGTCTGGATGCTGAAGGGAGGATATGGGGAGCTGCCTCGAATCATTGCACGAGAGCTAGAAAGACGCGGAGTGTGCATGCACACAGGTACGGAAGTAGAGTCACTGCTGGTGGATGGTGGCAGATGCCACGGAGTTGTTGTTCGTGGACAAGAGATAGCTTACGATGCTGTGCTCTATAACGGTGATTTTCCACACTTGTCCAATCTTTTACCTGAAGTTAAAGGGAGAGAGTACCGTAAAGATTTCATGCCTTCATCAGGTTGTCTGCTCATCTATGTAGGAGTATCCAAGCAATGGGAGGAGTCGCTGACACACCAGTTTTTTCTTCCTGATTCCTTGAATAAGAGCTTGCGTGATTTATTTGATCGCAAGAGCATCCCTGATAAACCTTCCTATTATGTGTTCAATCCAGTGATGCTCGATGATACGGCGGCTCCTGAAGGAGAAAGTGTACTTTATTTTCTCGTCCCAGTACCTGCCGGTGAAGAGATAGATTGGAATACGGCTGCAGAGCCCTTGGCTTCACAAGTCCTGGCAGACGCCGAAGAGCGTGGTTTTCCTGGGCTTGCTGCTCATACTGTCTGGCGAAAAATTCGTACACCGGCTGATGCTGCCAAGGAAGGTTTGTTCGGCGGTGGAAGCTTTGGGATCGCACCCGTGCTGTCACAATCCGGTGTGTTTCGACCTCAGTCTAAGCCCTATAATATTGAAGGTTTATATGCTGCTGGTGCATCTGTGCATCCTGGCGGCGGCGTTCCTATTGTTATGCAGGGCGCTAAATTGGCAGTTCATGAACTGATGAAGGAGATGAACATACATGAATGA
- a CDS encoding phytoene desaturase family protein, which yields MSRRNTARVAVVGGGPGGLAAAMLLAADGYDVAVYEKQEVVGGRSGELRLGDYRFDRGATFLMMPHLLEELFATAGRSLKDYVNLKELDPLYSLHFGETVFTPSTDQEWTAEEIEKLFPGNGSGYKRFMAEEQDKLERVIPLLQRPFQSVGDYVKKDVLHALPKLHATDTVYNRLSKYFDDERLRFAFAFQAKYLGMSPWECPGTFTILSFMEHRYGLYHPIGGINRVLTAMAKIISEYSGIVHTSCGVKRVLVQNGQACGLLLENGEKVEADYVVLGADFGSAMTQLFEPGILKRYSPDKISRKRYSCSTAMLYLGVDGAVELAHHSVHFADDYRLNVDELTRLGKLSADASIYVHNPSVLDPTLAPAGKSSLYVLMPVPNLTADINWEQEGELVKQDMMERLQRIPGLENLPQRIEESLFFSPLDWRNKLDVYNGATFNLAHNLGQMMYMRPHNTFEEVKGIWLVGGGTHPGSGLPTIFESAKISVALLKEQDRAARSKVVSTGFAGTGASL from the coding sequence ATGAGCAGAAGAAACACAGCTAGGGTTGCGGTGGTTGGAGGAGGTCCGGGAGGGCTTGCTGCTGCTATGCTCCTAGCTGCTGACGGCTATGATGTCGCAGTTTATGAGAAGCAGGAGGTTGTTGGAGGTCGTTCAGGTGAACTTCGTCTAGGTGATTACCGATTTGATCGTGGAGCTACATTTTTAATGATGCCGCATTTGCTCGAAGAGTTATTTGCTACCGCGGGACGATCCCTGAAAGATTATGTGAATTTGAAAGAGCTTGACCCGCTTTATTCGCTTCATTTTGGAGAGACCGTATTTACCCCTTCTACGGATCAAGAGTGGACCGCCGAAGAGATAGAGAAGTTGTTCCCCGGAAACGGTAGTGGATATAAACGATTCATGGCTGAGGAACAAGATAAGCTGGAACGGGTAATTCCGCTGCTGCAACGGCCTTTTCAATCTGTAGGGGACTATGTCAAAAAGGATGTCCTACATGCACTGCCCAAACTGCATGCAACCGACACTGTATATAACAGACTTTCCAAATATTTTGATGATGAACGTCTGAGGTTTGCTTTTGCATTTCAGGCTAAATATTTGGGGATGTCGCCGTGGGAATGTCCGGGTACCTTTACGATTCTTTCTTTTATGGAGCACCGATATGGACTGTATCATCCCATTGGTGGAATTAACCGTGTGCTAACGGCAATGGCAAAGATTATTTCGGAGTACAGTGGAATTGTACATACTTCTTGCGGAGTAAAGCGAGTCTTGGTACAGAACGGGCAGGCGTGTGGTTTATTGCTGGAGAATGGAGAGAAAGTAGAGGCCGATTATGTGGTGCTGGGAGCTGATTTTGGTTCAGCTATGACACAGTTATTCGAGCCTGGTATTCTAAAGCGTTATTCACCAGATAAAATATCGCGTAAGCGGTACTCCTGTTCTACAGCCATGCTCTATTTGGGAGTAGACGGAGCTGTTGAATTGGCTCATCACTCCGTTCATTTCGCTGACGATTATCGGCTCAATGTAGATGAGCTCACACGGCTTGGCAAGCTTTCCGCGGACGCATCGATATACGTTCATAATCCCTCGGTGCTAGATCCCACGTTGGCCCCAGCAGGCAAATCTTCTCTTTACGTGCTGATGCCAGTGCCCAACCTGACGGCTGATATTAATTGGGAGCAGGAGGGTGAACTGGTCAAGCAAGATATGATGGAGCGTCTGCAGCGTATTCCAGGTCTAGAGAATTTGCCTCAGAGAATAGAGGAGAGTTTGTTCTTCTCGCCACTGGATTGGCGGAACAAGCTGGATGTATATAACGGTGCAACGTTTAATTTGGCTCATAATCTCGGGCAGATGATGTATATGCGGCCTCATAACACCTTTGAAGAGGTGAAGGGAATTTGGTTGGTTGGCGGAGGAACTCATCCCGGAAGTGGTCTTCCGACGATATTTGAATCGGCGAAAATTAGTGTGGCTCTGCTGAAGGAGCAAGACCGTGCAGCTAGATCTAAGGTCGTATCCACAGGATTCGCCGGAACGGGAGCTTCATTATGA
- a CDS encoding MerR family transcriptional regulator: protein MYSIKQVVEMLDIPSVTLRAWENRYQAVTPERTESGYRLYSHENVEDLRWLKEQTEQQGVSISHAVRMLKARKEKQLDDRLSVASGNTQDAFEKMKEQIYNALHDFQGERANALIDFGLSLYGYEAMFHQVLVPILIQVGDAWEAGIATVAQEHYTTHMISNRFYQIFHVFPVYSHLPKVLAFCPAGEHHQVGLLLFALFLRKNGMEVIYLGANTPEEGIISMLEQQSRVGLICLSITDKDLIPFSEELIERLRKVCPGAKFLVGGKGYERDPSLSKADYVMTEPAEHWQAWFDHVFTSMKIKKSL from the coding sequence ATGTATTCCATCAAACAGGTTGTTGAAATGCTGGATATTCCTTCCGTGACGCTCAGAGCTTGGGAGAATCGGTACCAGGCGGTTACACCTGAACGTACCGAATCCGGGTACAGACTGTATAGCCATGAGAATGTCGAGGATCTGCGCTGGCTGAAGGAACAGACCGAGCAACAAGGGGTAAGCATATCGCATGCTGTTCGAATGCTGAAGGCTCGTAAAGAAAAACAACTGGATGATAGACTTTCAGTCGCAAGCGGAAATACTCAGGATGCTTTTGAGAAAATGAAAGAACAAATATACAATGCACTACATGACTTTCAGGGAGAGCGAGCTAATGCCTTAATTGATTTTGGTTTATCTCTTTATGGTTATGAAGCAATGTTCCATCAGGTACTTGTGCCAATCTTGATACAAGTAGGCGATGCCTGGGAAGCTGGCATAGCAACGGTAGCGCAAGAACATTACACCACGCATATGATCTCCAACCGGTTCTATCAAATATTCCACGTATTCCCCGTTTACTCCCATTTGCCGAAAGTGCTGGCTTTCTGCCCTGCAGGAGAGCATCATCAAGTCGGGCTGTTGTTATTCGCCTTGTTTTTGCGCAAAAACGGAATGGAGGTTATCTACTTAGGAGCAAACACGCCTGAGGAAGGGATCATCTCGATGCTGGAACAACAAAGTCGGGTAGGCTTGATTTGTCTGTCGATTACGGATAAAGATTTGATACCCTTTAGTGAGGAACTTATAGAGCGGCTAAGAAAGGTATGTCCAGGGGCTAAATTCCTCGTGGGTGGCAAGGGCTATGAAAGAGACCCTTCTTTATCTAAAGCGGATTATGTGATGACAGAACCTGCGGAACACTGGCAAGCGTGGTTTGATCATGTGTTTACAAGTATGAAGATCAAGAAATCCCTCTGA
- a CDS encoding phospholipase D family protein, which yields MTSDREQPVQPQTIQNITHALDQKKRTSSRRRKRVIWTCVILILWLIGVMIYQTHKPLPAGISYESPIYKVNNVSFWHDLTYPDGTDTGKQESEILPRILQIVEESREFLVIDLFLFNDYTHKDQSFPPVSRMLTDKLISQKQTYPEMEIVFITDEVNTNYNSAPNHLLEEMKAVGIRVIMTDVNALRDSTPAYSAFWRTFIQWFGQSGKGFIPNLMASGGPDITARSYLKLLNVKANHRKVIVSENTALISSGNVHDASAYHSNFALEVQGPIIADILQTEQAAANLSDAGPLLLHKPNFTQEKNLPSAEALEVRYLTEGKVYKYALQGIRSARKGDTVWMGMFYLADDAILDALVEATSRGAKVNLILDPNQNAFGRDKIGIPNRPVAMDLNKRTNGEISIRWYNTTKEQYHPKLLFIAKQTESSIVLGGSTNFTTRNLDDYNLENDLWISMKRDQPLFTEMEAYFNRLWNNEGHAFTLPFEAYQSDVTWFKYILFRLQTNLGFTTF from the coding sequence ATGACATCAGATCGTGAACAACCCGTTCAGCCGCAAACGATTCAAAATATAACCCATGCTTTAGATCAAAAAAAACGCACCTCTTCACGACGCCGCAAACGAGTGATATGGACTTGCGTCATTCTAATTCTCTGGTTAATCGGCGTAATGATATATCAGACACATAAACCTCTTCCCGCAGGGATTTCCTATGAAAGTCCCATATACAAAGTGAATAATGTATCCTTCTGGCATGATCTAACTTATCCAGACGGGACGGACACAGGTAAGCAGGAGAGTGAAATTCTTCCGAGAATTCTACAGATCGTCGAGGAGTCAAGGGAGTTCTTAGTCATTGACCTGTTTCTGTTCAATGATTATACCCATAAGGATCAGTCATTTCCTCCAGTCAGTCGAATGCTGACTGATAAGTTAATCTCACAAAAGCAAACCTATCCAGAAATGGAGATTGTCTTCATCACCGATGAGGTCAATACTAACTACAACTCAGCGCCCAATCATCTTCTAGAAGAAATGAAGGCCGTAGGGATTCGAGTCATCATGACCGATGTTAATGCGCTGCGAGATTCTACACCTGCATATTCAGCCTTCTGGCGCACCTTCATCCAATGGTTCGGACAATCCGGTAAAGGCTTTATCCCTAATCTTATGGCCAGTGGTGGACCGGATATTACCGCTCGATCTTATCTGAAGCTGCTCAATGTAAAGGCGAACCATCGTAAAGTGATTGTTAGTGAGAACACCGCACTAATTTCCTCTGGAAATGTTCACGATGCCAGCGCCTACCACTCCAATTTTGCTCTGGAGGTACAGGGTCCAATTATTGCTGATATTCTCCAGACCGAGCAGGCAGCAGCCAATCTTTCAGATGCAGGGCCATTGCTACTTCATAAGCCCAATTTCACCCAAGAAAAAAACCTACCCTCAGCGGAAGCTCTAGAAGTTCGCTATTTAACTGAAGGAAAGGTATACAAATATGCGCTGCAAGGCATTAGGTCCGCCCGGAAGGGGGATACCGTATGGATGGGGATGTTCTATCTTGCTGACGATGCCATTCTGGATGCGTTGGTAGAGGCTACATCACGCGGGGCTAAGGTAAACCTAATCCTGGATCCAAATCAGAACGCCTTCGGGCGTGATAAAATCGGGATCCCCAACCGTCCGGTTGCCATGGATCTGAACAAACGCACGAACGGTGAAATTTCTATTCGTTGGTACAATACAACCAAAGAGCAATATCATCCGAAGCTGCTCTTTATTGCCAAACAAACCGAGAGCTCCATCGTTCTTGGCGGTTCTACCAATTTCACCACACGCAATCTAGATGACTACAATCTGGAGAATGATCTGTGGATTTCTATGAAGCGGGATCAGCCGCTGTTCACAGAAATGGAAGCCTACTTCAATCGATTGTGGAATAACGAGGGGCATGCATTCACTTTGCCTTTTGAAGCCTATCAGAGCGATGTGACCTGGTTCAAGTACATCCTGTTCCGGCTGCAGACTAACCTGGGCTTTACTACCTTTTAA